In a single window of the Platichthys flesus chromosome 5, fPlaFle2.1, whole genome shotgun sequence genome:
- the smox gene encoding spermine oxidase, with translation MQSCEISSDSTDDPLSSDLHTHRQPRIVVIGAGLAGLAATRVLLRNGFTDVTVLEASDHIGGRVHSVQHGEATLELGATWIHGANGNPVYHLAEDNGLLEHTTDGERSVGRISLYTKNGVAHYQTNVGKRIPKDLVEEFSDLYNEVYELTQEFFQNGKPVCAESQNSVGIFTRDGVRKKIMLDPDDSESIKKLKLSMLQQYLKVESCESSSPSMDEVSLSEFGEWTEIPGAHYVIPEGFMKIVELLARDIPSRTISLSKPVRCIHWNYSAQHQEVIAKSSDTNQDNNHNTNNHTCQPQDPLPLVRPICVECEDEEWIVADHVIVTASLGVLKQNHEAMFSPSLPEDKVLAIEKLGISTTDKIFLEFEEPFWSPECNSIQFVWEDEAQLEQLAYPEELWYKKICSFDVLYPPERYGYMLSGWICGQEALYMERCDDETVAETCTELLRRFTGNPDIPKPRRVLRSSWGSNPFIRGSYSFTRVGSSGGDCERLAMPLPYANSTKAQPLQVLFAGEATHRKYYSTTHGALLSGQREATHLVEMYQDLHRAQTTKPNM, from the exons ATGCAAAGTTGTGAAATTTCGTCAGACAGCACTGATGATCCTCTTAGTAGCGACCTACACACTCATCGACAGCCTAGAATAGTAGTGATTGGCGCTGGCTTGGCCGGCCTTGCTGCAACTCGGGTCCTACTGAGAAACGGCTTCACGGATGTCACGGTTCTAGAGGCGTCAGACCACATCGGCGGAAGAGTCCACAGCGTTCAGCACG GTGAAGCAACTTTGGAGCTCGGAGCCACCTGGATCCATGGCGCCAACGGGAACCCAGTGTACCACCTGGCAGAGGACAACGGGCTGCTGGAGCACACCACAGATGGGGAGAGGAGCGTGGGACGCATCAGCCTGTACACCAAGAATGGTGTCGCTCACTACCAGACCAACGTGGGGAAGAGGATCCCCAAGGACCTGGTGGAGGAGTTCAGTGACCTGTACAACGAG GTGTACGAGCTGACTCAGGAGTTCTTCCAGAACGGGAAGCCAGTTTGTGCTGAGAGCCAGAACAGCGTTGGCATCTTCACACGAGATGGGGTCCGCAAGAAGATCATGTTGGATCCCGATGATTCAGAGAGCATCAAGAAGCTCAAGCTGTCCATGCTTCAACAGTAcctcaag GTTGAGAGTTGTGAAAGCAGCTCTCCCAGTATGGATGAGGTGTCTCTGAGTGAGTTTGGCGAGTGGACAGAGATCCCTGGGGCCCATTATGTTATTCCTGAGGGCTTCATGAAGATCGTGGAGCTCCTGGCCCGGGACATTCCCTCCCGCACCATCAGCCTTAGCAAACCGGTCCGCTGTATCCACTGGAACTATTCAGCCCAGCATCAGGAGGTGATCGCCAAGAGCAGCGACACCAACCAggacaacaaccacaacacgAACAACCACACCTGCCAGCCTCAGGACCCGCTGCCACTGGTTCGCCCCATTTGCGTGGAGTGCGAGGACGAGGAGTGGATCGTGGCCGATCACGTGATCGTGACAGCTTCTCTGGGCGTACTAAAGCAGAACCACGAAGCCATGTTCTCCCCGTCTCTGCCAGAGGACAAGGTGCTCGCCATAGAGAAGCTGGGCATCAGCACCACCGACAAGATATTCTTGGAGTTTGAAGAGCCCTTCTGGAGCCCGGAGTGCAACAGCATCCAGTTTGTGTGGGAGGATGAGGCTCAGCTGGAACAGCTGGCCTACCCCGAGGAGCTGTGGTACAAGAAGATCTGCAGCTTCGACGTCCTCTACCCCCCCGAACGCTACGGCTACATGCTGAGCGGCTGGATCTGTGGGCAAGAGGCACTGTATATGGAGCGCTGTGATGACGAAACAGTGGCTGAGACCTGCACTGAGCTGCTGAGGCGCTTTACAG GGAACCCTGACATTCCAAAGCCCCGGCGTGTCCTGCGCTCCTCGTGGGGCAGTAACCCGTTCATCCGAGGGTCCTACTCCTTCACCAGGGTGGGCTCCAGCGGGGGGGACTGTGAGAGactggccatgccactgccttACGCCAACAGCACCAAGGCTCAA CCTCTGCAGGTCCTGTTCGCTGGAGAGGCCACCCATAGAAAATACTATTCCACTACCCATGGTGCTTTGCTGTCAGGACAGAGGGAAGCCACTCACCTGGTAGAGATGTACCAGGACCTGCACAGAGCTCAAACCACGAAGCCtaatatgtaa